In Elusimicrobiota bacterium, the DNA window CCATTTTTGAACCATATTCATACTGCTTGATGGCGATATATCTCATTTCAAAGGACAGGCGCAGCCAGATCCGCAGTTTTTCAAGGGCCAGAACGGCTTTTTTTAATGGCTCGGTTTTATCAACGCTTTCATTGGCCTCGATAACCGCCTCAAGAAAGTCCAGCGCCGCATTCTCCGTTTTCTGCGCCAGCACAAACTTCTCCGATTTCGGGAATTTGGCCGTCACCAGATGAATCCATTTTAAAAGCTCATACGCTTTTTGGAAAACTATCAGGTCTTTGAGCATTTTATTATTTCCGAAACTTCCCTTTTAACTCCGCCGCCATCCAGCTTTATCTGGCTGCAAACCGCGACTGAAAAGCCCGCTCTCACAAGTTTGCCTATATACTTATCCAGCCCGCTTTTGGGAAAACCGCAAAAATACAGCGGCGCGTCGGCGTTTCCTTCAACACGCAGTTTAAGGCCCAGCGCGTCACTTACTTT includes these proteins:
- the avd gene encoding diversity-generating retroelement protein Avd, giving the protein MLKDLIVFQKAYELLKWIHLVTAKFPKSEKFVLAQKTENAALDFLEAVIEANESVDKTEPLKKAVLALEKLRIWLRLSFEMRYIAIKQYEYGSKMVDEAGRLLGGWNKRFGGAVLLK